In Arthrobacter sp. StoSoilB5, one genomic interval encodes:
- a CDS encoding HIT domain-containing protein produces the protein MQENTGAAADLPGDAEVTDDFGLAGVPDAFQRLWTPHRMAYIKGGQDQFKDKDDCPFCVGPTRSDEESLIVYRGRTCYVVLNLFPYNPGHLLICPYRHVPDYTDITVEETAEFSELTQTAMRVLRKVSNPSGFNLGMNQGVTGGAGIAAHLHQHVVPRWGGDGNFFPIIAQTKAITQTLDEVRKLVAEAWPGESNAQ, from the coding sequence GTGCAGGAGAACACAGGCGCAGCAGCTGACCTTCCGGGCGACGCCGAAGTAACCGATGACTTCGGCCTGGCAGGTGTTCCGGACGCTTTTCAGCGCCTGTGGACTCCCCACCGCATGGCTTACATCAAGGGCGGGCAGGACCAGTTCAAGGACAAGGACGACTGCCCGTTCTGCGTAGGGCCCACCCGTAGCGATGAGGAGTCCCTCATCGTTTATCGTGGCAGGACCTGCTACGTAGTGCTCAATCTTTTCCCGTACAACCCGGGTCACTTGCTGATCTGCCCCTACCGCCATGTTCCGGACTACACGGACATCACAGTGGAGGAAACAGCGGAGTTCTCCGAGCTCACGCAGACAGCCATGCGCGTGCTGCGCAAGGTTTCCAACCCGAGCGGCTTCAACTTGGGCATGAACCAAGGCGTTACGGGTGGAGCAGGAATCGCCGCGCACTTGCACCAGCACGTTGTACCGCGCTGGGGTGGGGACGGAAACTTCTTCCCCATCATCGCCCAGACCAAGGCCATTACGCAGACACTCGACGAAGTCCGCAAACTGGTGGCCGAGGCCTGGCCGGGGGAGTCGAATGCTCAATAG
- the thrS gene encoding threonine--tRNA ligase translates to MSDAQQITLIVDGEETKVTEGTTGAELFFERRDVVVARVNGVLKDLDQVLTEGADVEGVTIESPDGLNVLRHSTAHVMAQAVQQLRPNAKLGIGPYITDGFYFDFDVAEPFTPEDLRQLEKMMQKIINQNQKFVRRVVTEDEAREAMAGEPYKLELLGKKNDAADAGEGVNVEVGAGDITIYDNVDRKSGESVWCDLCRGPHLPNTKIISNAFALTRSSSAYWLGNQNNQQLQRIYGTAWPTKEALKAYQERIAEAERRDHRKLGVELDLFSFPDELGSGLPVFHPKGGIIRKAMEDYSRQRHVDAGYEFVYTPHITKGHLYEVSGHLDWYKDGMFPAMQVDAELNEDGTVRKPAQDYYLKPMNCPMHNLIFRSRGRSYRELPLRLFEFGSVYRYEKSGVVHGLTRVRGMTQDDAHIYCTREQMKDELTTTLNFVLGLLKDYGLDDFYLELSTKNEEKFVGDDAAWEEATRTLAEVGAASGLDLVPDPGGAAFYGPKISVQAKDALGRTWQMSTIQLDFNLPERFELEYQAADGSRQRPVMIHRALFGSVERFMGVLTEHYAGAFPAWLSPVQVVGIPVAEAFNDYMFDVVDQLKAAGIRAEVDISSDRFPKKIRTASKDKIPFVLIAGGEDAEAGAVSFRFRDGSQDNGVPVAEAVRRIVDAVKNRES, encoded by the coding sequence GTGTCAGATGCCCAACAGATCACCCTCATCGTCGATGGCGAAGAGACCAAGGTGACGGAAGGGACTACCGGCGCGGAACTCTTCTTTGAGCGCCGCGACGTCGTTGTTGCCCGTGTCAATGGTGTGCTGAAGGACCTTGACCAGGTCCTCACCGAGGGTGCGGACGTTGAAGGCGTCACCATCGAATCCCCTGACGGACTCAACGTTCTCCGCCACTCCACCGCACACGTCATGGCCCAGGCCGTGCAGCAGCTGCGGCCCAATGCCAAGCTTGGCATCGGCCCTTACATTACCGACGGTTTCTACTTCGACTTCGACGTCGCTGAGCCGTTCACGCCGGAAGACCTGCGCCAGCTGGAAAAGATGATGCAGAAGATCATCAACCAGAACCAGAAGTTCGTTCGCCGCGTGGTCACCGAAGACGAAGCCCGCGAAGCCATGGCTGGCGAGCCCTACAAGCTGGAGTTGTTGGGCAAGAAGAACGACGCCGCAGACGCCGGTGAAGGCGTGAACGTTGAAGTCGGTGCTGGCGACATCACTATTTACGACAATGTGGATCGCAAGAGCGGCGAAAGTGTCTGGTGCGACCTCTGCCGCGGACCGCACCTGCCCAACACCAAGATCATCTCCAACGCGTTCGCACTGACACGCTCGTCCTCCGCGTACTGGCTGGGCAACCAGAACAACCAGCAGTTGCAGCGAATCTACGGCACAGCATGGCCCACCAAGGAAGCCCTCAAGGCTTACCAGGAACGCATCGCTGAGGCAGAACGCCGCGACCACCGCAAGCTGGGTGTGGAGTTGGACCTGTTCTCGTTCCCGGACGAACTCGGCTCGGGCCTTCCTGTGTTCCACCCCAAGGGCGGCATTATCCGCAAGGCCATGGAGGACTACTCCCGCCAGCGCCACGTCGACGCCGGCTACGAGTTCGTCTACACCCCCCACATCACCAAGGGACACCTCTACGAGGTCTCGGGCCACCTTGACTGGTACAAGGACGGCATGTTCCCGGCGATGCAGGTGGATGCAGAGCTCAACGAAGACGGCACCGTGCGGAAGCCTGCGCAGGACTATTACCTGAAGCCGATGAACTGCCCCATGCACAACCTGATCTTCCGCTCACGTGGCCGGTCCTACCGCGAACTTCCGCTGCGCCTGTTCGAATTCGGTTCGGTTTACCGTTACGAGAAATCCGGCGTGGTGCACGGCCTGACCCGTGTCCGCGGCATGACACAGGACGACGCCCACATCTACTGCACCCGCGAGCAGATGAAGGACGAACTGACCACCACGCTGAACTTTGTCCTTGGCCTCCTGAAGGACTACGGGCTGGACGATTTCTACCTCGAACTCTCCACCAAGAACGAGGAAAAGTTCGTGGGTGACGACGCCGCCTGGGAGGAAGCAACCCGCACACTCGCCGAGGTTGGCGCAGCGTCCGGGCTGGACCTGGTACCGGACCCGGGTGGAGCAGCGTTCTATGGCCCGAAGATTTCCGTCCAGGCAAAGGACGCCCTCGGCAGGACCTGGCAGATGTCCACCATCCAGTTGGACTTCAACCTGCCTGAACGCTTCGAGCTGGAGTACCAGGCAGCGGATGGATCGCGCCAGCGTCCCGTCATGATCCACCGTGCCCTCTTCGGTTCGGTCGAACGATTCATGGGTGTTCTCACGGAGCACTACGCCGGCGCCTTCCCGGCGTGGCTATCTCCCGTCCAGGTGGTGGGCATCCCTGTCGCTGAGGCGTTCAACGACTACATGTTCGACGTCGTTGACCAGCTGAAGGCCGCGGGAATCCGTGCCGAGGTGGACATCTCCTCGGACCGTTTCCCGAAGAAGATCCGTACGGCCAGCAAGGACAAGATCCCGTTCGTCCTGATCGCCGGCGGTGAGGATGCAGAAGCAGGTGCTGTCTCGTTCCGCTTCCGCGATGGCAGCCAGGACAATGGCGTGCCCGTGGCAGAGGCGGTCCGCAGAATCGTGGACGCCGTCAAGAACCGCGAAAGCTGA
- the dnaE gene encoding DNA polymerase III subunit alpha — protein sequence MNFTHLHVSTAFSAHYGVSWPDELAQSAAADGATALACTDRDGLYGIIKHLKACMDAGIDPIIGVDLAIFDDDGDHRTQVAGRVVVLAHGNNNGAGYRALCRLVSDAHARTSGKAGGVVPVAVTRAELASRTLDPKTLKPVLTVLIGPDSDVGRAMGGRKYLRPRTLFKQWIDAMPPGTIVAEAVSHLSAPGEPLSTAHAVRMLKLALEYNIPAILSNAVRYCAQDGAPTADVLDSARTLKSLPELSAAPLLQPAGQLQPTGPLQPTGQGWLKNAQQMLQLGKEIMGAAGQGAAGLNKLLSNTEALADKCRIDPILDMGWKKPVVPEASIIGIDRDPMVELIQRCEAGITRRFPGIKGDAEGQMRSRLEHELGIIGKLGFASYFLTVAEVSRMIIEMGVRVAARGSGASSLVNYLIDISQVDPIRHDLIFERFLSGRRSTLPDIDIDVESAERHNVYRKIFERFGAERVTLMSMQNGYRARGAVRDAGMALGMDEAEIGEIAKQLWRFSARKFREALVEKPELREFAGRVESGRGGPGGMEENQQLDLLVDLTERLDRLPRHISMHPCGVILGDATLLDRTPVQPSGLGLPMSQFDKHDMDPMGMLKLDVLGVRMQSAMAFAVREVIRLHPSKAEVVAAGRHPVEPGSTGPDYIAEDGRIDLNAVPFDDEPTYELIRSTHTLGCFQIESPGQRELIGKMAPREFNDLIIDISLFRPGPMKSDMVRPFLEHRHGFAPEVYPHPDLKPVLQETHGVTVFHEQILKTFHVMTGCGLDRADEFRRALGDEIHEPEVEKYFRREAIKRYSPDVVDKVWGTLKAFGSFGFCKAHGAAFAVPTYQSAWLKTHHPEAFLAGLWEHDPGMYPKRLLVAEARRLGIPILPLDINRSQAEYRVERIQEGQDSGRLGIRLSLNGIYGLSGAELKRIVAGQPYDSLADLRARARVSKPNIKRLAQLGAFDALHRDAGGTANRADLVQHLQALQTSPSKKANDVIEGQLSLPLGDVELRNIAAGLPEPSMVDNVRAELDLMAVDVSEHLMESHRPLLDKLGVTTADKLLGLRNGTEVLVAGVRIATQTPPMRGGRRVVFISIDDGTGCVDTVFFHEAQEESGPLLFGTRLLLIRGTTRRTGPKGISLSASKAWDLGRPETLPYAEVLPPGVGLPPEFTHSGPLDGISRNLAITGLGS from the coding sequence TTGAACTTCACACACCTGCACGTCTCCACAGCCTTCAGCGCCCATTACGGCGTTTCCTGGCCAGACGAACTTGCCCAGTCCGCAGCAGCAGACGGCGCAACAGCTCTCGCCTGTACAGACAGGGACGGCTTGTACGGCATCATCAAACACCTCAAAGCATGCATGGACGCCGGCATCGACCCCATCATCGGAGTGGACCTCGCCATCTTCGACGACGACGGCGACCACCGCACCCAAGTTGCGGGCCGCGTCGTCGTACTCGCCCACGGCAACAACAACGGCGCCGGCTACCGCGCCCTCTGCCGCCTCGTCTCCGACGCCCATGCCCGCACCTCCGGCAAGGCCGGGGGAGTGGTGCCCGTCGCCGTAACAAGGGCAGAACTCGCATCGAGGACACTGGACCCAAAAACCCTCAAACCCGTGCTTACCGTCCTCATAGGACCAGACTCCGATGTGGGTCGTGCCATGGGAGGGCGGAAATATCTTCGGCCCCGGACACTCTTCAAACAATGGATTGACGCCATGCCGCCCGGGACTATCGTTGCCGAGGCCGTATCCCACCTGAGCGCCCCTGGAGAACCCCTCAGCACAGCCCACGCTGTGCGCATGCTCAAGCTCGCCCTTGAATACAACATCCCCGCCATCCTCAGCAACGCCGTTCGCTACTGCGCCCAGGATGGCGCCCCAACCGCGGACGTCCTGGACTCCGCCCGCACACTAAAATCCCTCCCCGAACTTTCCGCAGCCCCCCTGCTCCAGCCAGCAGGTCAACTACAACCAACAGGTCCACTACAACCAACAGGGCAGGGCTGGTTGAAGAACGCCCAACAAATGCTCCAACTCGGTAAAGAGATCATGGGCGCGGCAGGGCAAGGAGCAGCCGGGCTGAACAAACTGCTCTCCAACACAGAAGCGCTCGCCGATAAATGCCGCATCGATCCCATCCTGGACATGGGATGGAAGAAGCCCGTTGTCCCTGAAGCCTCCATCATTGGCATCGATCGTGACCCCATGGTGGAACTCATCCAACGGTGCGAGGCAGGAATCACCCGGCGCTTCCCAGGCATCAAAGGCGATGCGGAAGGGCAGATGCGCTCGCGGTTGGAACATGAGCTCGGAATCATCGGCAAGCTTGGTTTTGCCTCCTACTTCCTCACAGTGGCCGAAGTGTCCCGGATGATCATTGAAATGGGCGTCCGGGTGGCTGCCAGGGGCTCCGGGGCCTCGAGCTTGGTTAACTACCTGATCGACATCAGCCAAGTTGATCCGATCCGGCATGACCTCATTTTTGAACGATTCCTCTCGGGGCGCCGGTCAACCCTTCCTGATATTGACATCGACGTCGAAAGCGCCGAACGGCACAACGTCTACCGGAAGATCTTCGAGCGTTTCGGAGCGGAACGGGTGACCCTGATGAGTATGCAAAACGGTTACCGCGCCCGCGGTGCTGTCCGGGACGCCGGCATGGCTCTTGGCATGGACGAGGCTGAAATCGGCGAAATCGCCAAGCAGTTGTGGCGGTTCTCAGCCCGCAAATTCAGGGAAGCGTTGGTTGAAAAGCCTGAACTCCGTGAGTTTGCCGGGCGTGTGGAGTCTGGACGCGGAGGGCCGGGAGGCATGGAGGAAAACCAGCAGCTGGACCTGCTGGTGGATCTCACTGAAAGGTTGGATCGCCTTCCACGGCACATTTCCATGCACCCCTGCGGGGTGATCCTGGGGGACGCCACGCTCCTGGACAGAACACCGGTGCAGCCCAGCGGTTTGGGGCTACCCATGAGCCAGTTCGACAAACACGACATGGATCCCATGGGAATGCTCAAACTGGATGTCCTGGGTGTGCGGATGCAAAGTGCCATGGCGTTTGCGGTGCGGGAGGTTATCCGCCTGCACCCTTCCAAGGCAGAGGTAGTGGCGGCGGGCCGCCATCCTGTGGAGCCGGGAAGCACAGGTCCGGACTATATTGCGGAGGACGGGCGGATTGACCTCAATGCAGTGCCATTCGACGACGAGCCCACTTATGAGTTGATTCGCAGTACGCATACGTTGGGCTGTTTCCAGATTGAGTCTCCTGGCCAGCGTGAGCTGATTGGGAAGATGGCACCGCGGGAATTCAATGACCTCATTATCGATATTTCCTTGTTCCGGCCTGGGCCCATGAAGTCGGACATGGTCCGTCCGTTCCTGGAGCACCGGCATGGCTTCGCGCCTGAGGTGTACCCCCACCCGGACCTGAAGCCCGTCTTGCAGGAAACCCATGGCGTCACTGTTTTCCATGAGCAGATCCTGAAGACCTTCCACGTCATGACAGGGTGCGGTTTGGACAGGGCAGACGAGTTTCGCCGGGCCTTGGGTGACGAGATCCACGAACCGGAAGTGGAGAAGTACTTCCGCCGGGAAGCGATCAAGAGATACTCACCTGACGTCGTGGACAAAGTGTGGGGAACCCTCAAGGCCTTTGGCAGCTTTGGTTTCTGTAAAGCCCATGGAGCTGCCTTTGCAGTGCCCACCTATCAATCGGCGTGGCTGAAAACCCACCACCCTGAAGCGTTCCTGGCGGGGCTTTGGGAGCACGACCCCGGGATGTACCCCAAACGCCTGCTGGTTGCTGAGGCCCGCCGTTTGGGCATTCCCATCCTGCCCTTGGATATTAACCGCAGCCAGGCTGAATACAGGGTGGAAAGAATCCAGGAAGGCCAGGACTCCGGCAGGCTTGGCATTCGCTTGAGCCTGAACGGAATATACGGCCTCTCGGGAGCGGAGCTTAAGCGGATCGTGGCTGGGCAACCCTACGATTCCCTCGCCGACCTCAGGGCCAGGGCCAGGGTGAGCAAGCCGAATATCAAGAGGCTCGCTCAACTCGGGGCCTTCGACGCCCTGCACCGGGATGCTGGAGGAACAGCAAACCGCGCCGATTTGGTGCAGCACTTGCAGGCTCTCCAGACCAGTCCCTCCAAGAAGGCCAACGACGTCATTGAAGGGCAGTTATCCTTGCCCCTTGGTGATGTGGAGTTGCGGAATATTGCTGCTGGACTACCTGAGCCCAGCATGGTGGACAACGTGCGGGCAGAACTTGATCTCATGGCTGTGGATGTGAGCGAGCATCTCATGGAAAGCCATAGGCCATTGCTGGACAAGCTTGGTGTCACCACGGCGGATAAGCTCCTGGGTCTTCGCAACGGCACCGAGGTACTGGTGGCAGGCGTCCGGATCGCAACTCAGACACCTCCCATGCGTGGGGGGCGCCGCGTAGTGTTCATCAGCATCGACGACGGTACAGGCTGCGTGGACACAGTCTTCTTCCATGAAGCGCAGGAAGAATCGGGTCCGCTCCTGTTTGGTACCCGCCTGCTGCTGATTCGAGGAACCACGCGACGAACTGGTCCCAAGGGAATCAGCCTAAGCGCAAGCAAGGCCTGGGACCTTGGCCGCCCCGAGACCCTGCCGTACGCAGAAGTCCTGCCACCCGGCGTCGGGCTTCCTCCGGAATTCACCCACTCAGGGCCCCTTGACGGTATCTCCAGGAACCTTGCCATCACCGGCCTCGGAAGCTGA
- a CDS encoding DUF6504 family protein: MGLFSESVDVICTETGRPQAIQWKGIHYVVTNEPIRWYERRQWWVEESRAPLGSGAGLVDHEIWRVQLQRPQDEGQSGKAITLDLVRHLASGRWRLLRIHDAAPARAVEPDEAA, from the coding sequence ATGGGGCTTTTCAGTGAGTCCGTGGACGTCATCTGCACGGAAACGGGAAGGCCACAAGCAATCCAGTGGAAAGGAATCCACTACGTCGTCACCAACGAACCCATCCGGTGGTACGAGCGGCGCCAATGGTGGGTGGAAGAAAGCAGGGCCCCTCTAGGAAGCGGCGCAGGCTTGGTAGACCACGAAATCTGGCGGGTCCAACTCCAGCGCCCACAGGATGAAGGGCAATCCGGCAAGGCCATAACCCTTGACCTCGTCCGGCATCTCGCCAGCGGCCGCTGGCGGCTCCTTCGCATCCACGACGCCGCACCGGCCCGGGCAGTCGAACCAGACGAAGCCGCCTGA
- a CDS encoding FAD-dependent monooxygenase, giving the protein MKKVDIVGGGIAGLALAGTLDPSQFHVTVHEQRADLPAVGTTLAMWPEAQEALASLGILGAIRENSPLIKGGALRSSAGTPWISVEGQNLVGVARHTLLRFLDSAVPPTVQRRNGKVDAVPGDSYLAVAADGVHSMVRRSVWGQGCAAKLTPYLAVRGVIPEDPGSESIGEYWGRGDLFGIGPSSGGTNWYASFRSGMGPEGIDVGDALDLARRRYSKHATGIQHVLNTATPETSLAQRIWTTPPLWRYSRGNVVLIGDAAHAMAPNLGRGACESLIDAVTLGKLVNTMPLDQALTAYNRQRVLRTQQFRLGSSLMMRVALAESAQPLRDKLLELTARRKSKASPGSKTSQ; this is encoded by the coding sequence ATGAAAAAGGTGGATATCGTCGGTGGGGGCATAGCGGGCCTCGCCCTTGCAGGAACCCTTGATCCCAGCCAGTTCCACGTCACTGTGCACGAACAGCGGGCTGACCTCCCAGCGGTGGGAACAACCCTGGCCATGTGGCCCGAGGCCCAGGAAGCCCTGGCTTCGTTGGGCATCCTTGGCGCCATCCGGGAAAACAGCCCCCTCATCAAAGGCGGTGCACTCAGGAGCTCCGCAGGCACTCCGTGGATAAGCGTGGAGGGGCAGAACCTTGTGGGGGTCGCCAGGCATACGCTCCTGCGGTTCCTCGACTCCGCCGTGCCCCCGACGGTCCAGAGGCGAAACGGAAAGGTGGACGCGGTTCCAGGCGACTCCTACCTGGCAGTAGCGGCGGATGGGGTGCACAGCATGGTGCGGCGCTCCGTGTGGGGCCAGGGGTGTGCCGCCAAGCTGACCCCTTACCTCGCCGTTCGGGGCGTCATTCCAGAAGACCCGGGCAGCGAAAGCATAGGTGAGTACTGGGGGCGCGGGGATCTCTTTGGCATCGGCCCATCAAGCGGCGGAACCAACTGGTACGCGTCCTTCCGCAGCGGCATGGGACCTGAAGGAATCGACGTCGGCGACGCCCTTGATTTGGCACGACGCCGCTACTCCAAGCACGCGACGGGCATCCAGCATGTCCTGAATACGGCGACGCCCGAAACGTCATTGGCACAACGCATTTGGACCACCCCGCCGCTATGGCGCTATTCGCGGGGCAATGTTGTCCTCATCGGAGACGCGGCCCACGCCATGGCGCCCAACCTTGGGCGGGGCGCCTGCGAATCGCTGATAGACGCCGTCACCCTGGGAAAGCTGGTCAATACCATGCCCCTGGACCAGGCCCTCACTGCCTACAACCGTCAACGTGTGCTTCGGACCCAGCAATTCCGCCTCGGGTCATCCCTGATGATGCGCGTCGCGCTCGCAGAGAGTGCCCAACCCCTGCGTGACAAGTTGCTCGAACTTACTGCCAGGCGGAAGTCCAAGGCGTCCCCAGGGAGCAAAACTTCCCAGTAG
- a CDS encoding TetR family transcriptional regulator: MPDRRTSLADAALAVVAAKGLKGLTHRAVDAEAGVAVGTTSNYFRNRAALVAAAVDRVEERDSLLLQQQGGSEIPTSVAVLAEQLAGALLALAKNHAELTRARFAFALDQPDVVAAGHQRMLSALEQMLGSMGMTDARARAEAVSDYGDGLAMHLLTARRGQDMDRSTVAANVRRLLEG; this comes from the coding sequence ATGCCGGACAGACGAACCAGCCTTGCCGACGCGGCCCTCGCCGTGGTGGCTGCCAAAGGCCTCAAGGGACTCACCCATCGGGCCGTTGACGCCGAAGCGGGCGTCGCCGTCGGAACTACTTCCAATTACTTCCGCAACCGTGCCGCTTTGGTAGCTGCCGCCGTCGACCGCGTTGAAGAACGCGATTCGCTCCTGCTGCAGCAGCAGGGCGGATCCGAAATCCCGACGTCGGTAGCCGTCCTGGCGGAACAGCTCGCCGGGGCACTGCTCGCGCTGGCAAAAAACCACGCTGAACTGACCAGGGCACGATTCGCCTTTGCCTTGGACCAGCCCGACGTTGTGGCCGCCGGGCACCAAAGAATGCTTTCAGCCCTTGAACAGATGCTGGGTTCCATGGGAATGACTGACGCAAGGGCCCGCGCTGAAGCGGTATCGGACTACGGTGACGGGTTGGCCATGCACCTCCTGACTGCCCGCCGCGGACAGGACATGGACCGATCCACCGTTGCGGCCAACGTTCGCCGCCTCTTGGAGGGATGA
- a CDS encoding SOS response-associated peptidase yields MARAVGDLLADFDAELENEIALEKSWNVAPTDAVPIVLERLVDDGLKRQLHVARWGLVPSWAKDPKGGARLINARSETLLEKPSFRKAAVARRCAVPADGYYEWKKGEGKSKQPYYVHPANGEGLVFAGLYEWWRDQSMSNDDPARWLLSMSIITADTPTSESARTRRSASVFDELTALHDRVPLPMSRDTMEAWLDPRQDDAAGLVDMVRSRAHDAAADWTLDAVGAAVGNVRNNSPELIEPVEGLF; encoded by the coding sequence ATGGCCCGTGCCGTGGGGGATCTGCTGGCCGACTTTGATGCCGAGCTTGAAAATGAGATCGCCCTCGAAAAATCGTGGAATGTGGCTCCAACGGATGCTGTTCCGATTGTGCTGGAAAGGCTCGTGGACGATGGATTGAAACGGCAGCTGCATGTTGCGCGCTGGGGGTTGGTTCCCTCATGGGCCAAAGATCCCAAAGGCGGCGCGCGCCTCATCAATGCCCGCAGTGAAACTCTCCTGGAGAAGCCGTCCTTCCGAAAGGCCGCCGTGGCCAGGCGATGCGCTGTTCCTGCCGATGGCTATTACGAGTGGAAGAAGGGCGAAGGCAAAAGCAAGCAGCCCTATTACGTGCATCCGGCAAACGGCGAAGGGCTGGTCTTCGCCGGCCTTTATGAGTGGTGGCGGGACCAGTCGATGTCCAATGACGACCCCGCCCGTTGGCTGCTGTCCATGTCCATCATCACGGCCGATACGCCCACGTCCGAATCGGCCCGTACACGGCGCAGCGCTTCCGTCTTTGACGAGCTGACCGCTTTGCATGACCGGGTTCCCCTGCCCATGAGCCGGGACACCATGGAAGCCTGGCTGGATCCACGGCAGGACGATGCGGCCGGTTTGGTGGACATGGTGCGCTCAAGGGCGCACGATGCCGCTGCTGACTGGACGCTCGACGCCGTCGGGGCAGCGGTCGGAAATGTCCGGAACAACTCACCGGAACTCATCGAACCGGTGGAGGGCCTTTTCTAG
- a CDS encoding mycoredoxin codes for MDFTPDSGTITMFSTTWCGYCNRLKKQLDAKGIGYTEINIEEVDGTAELVEQLNGGNRTVPTVLFPDGTAATNPSASEVESRLAA; via the coding sequence GTGGATTTCACTCCCGACTCCGGCACCATCACCATGTTCTCGACCACCTGGTGCGGCTACTGCAACCGCCTGAAGAAGCAGCTGGACGCCAAAGGCATCGGCTACACCGAGATCAACATCGAAGAAGTGGATGGCACGGCCGAACTCGTCGAGCAGCTCAACGGAGGCAACCGCACCGTCCCCACCGTCCTCTTCCCGGATGGAACCGCAGCAACCAACCCTTCTGCTTCGGAAGTTGAAAGCCGGCTCGCCGCCTAA
- a CDS encoding S-(hydroxymethyl)mycothiol dehydrogenase has protein sequence MVHAVKGVVVRSKGAPATLETILVPEPGPGEALVDILTSGVCHTDLHYKLGGISDDFPFLLGHEATGVVSAVGPDVTDITPGDRVVLNWRAVCGNCRACNRGQAQYCFNTHNATQKMTLEDGTELSPALGIGAFIEKTLVAAGQCTKVDPDADAAAVGLLGCGVMAGLGAALNTGGVKRGDSVAVIGCGGVGVAAIAGAALAGATTIIAVDIDAKKLQRAKDLGATHTVDSSAGDPVEEIRALTGGFGADVVIDAVGRPETYKQAFYARDLAGTVVLVGVPTPEMTLELPLLDVFGRGGSLKSSWYGDCLPSRDFPMLVDLYKQGKLDLDAFVTERITIDQVEEAFDKMHHGAVLRSVVEL, from the coding sequence ATGGTCCATGCAGTCAAAGGTGTCGTCGTGCGTTCCAAAGGCGCACCCGCCACCCTCGAAACAATCCTGGTTCCCGAACCCGGCCCCGGCGAAGCCCTCGTCGACATCCTTACCAGCGGTGTTTGCCACACCGACCTCCACTACAAGCTCGGTGGCATCAGCGACGACTTCCCGTTCCTGCTGGGCCACGAAGCCACCGGCGTAGTCAGCGCAGTCGGCCCCGACGTCACCGACATCACTCCGGGCGACCGCGTCGTCCTCAACTGGCGTGCCGTCTGCGGCAACTGCCGCGCCTGCAACCGCGGCCAGGCCCAGTACTGCTTCAACACGCATAACGCCACCCAAAAGATGACACTCGAAGACGGCACCGAGCTTTCGCCTGCACTGGGAATCGGCGCCTTCATCGAAAAGACCCTGGTCGCCGCCGGGCAGTGCACCAAAGTAGACCCCGACGCCGATGCCGCCGCCGTAGGGCTGCTCGGCTGCGGCGTCATGGCAGGCTTGGGCGCTGCCCTCAACACTGGCGGCGTCAAACGCGGCGATTCGGTTGCCGTCATTGGCTGCGGCGGCGTCGGCGTGGCAGCAATCGCCGGAGCCGCACTCGCAGGCGCAACCACCATCATCGCCGTCGACATCGACGCCAAGAAGCTTCAGCGCGCCAAGGACCTGGGTGCCACACACACCGTCGACTCCTCAGCCGGGGATCCCGTGGAAGAAATCCGTGCGCTCACCGGCGGCTTCGGGGCAGACGTGGTGATTGACGCCGTCGGACGTCCCGAAACCTACAAGCAGGCTTTCTACGCCCGCGACCTCGCAGGAACGGTCGTCCTGGTGGGCGTTCCCACACCGGAAATGACCCTTGAACTGCCTCTCCTCGATGTCTTCGGACGCGGTGGATCACTCAAGTCGTCCTGGTACGGGGACTGCCTGCCCTCACGCGATTTCCCCATGCTCGTGGACCTCTACAAGCAGGGCAAACTGGACCTCGATGCTTTCGTCACCGAACGAATTACCATCGACCAAGTTGAAGAGGCATTCGACAAGATGCACCACGGAGCCGTCCTGCGATCGGTGGTCGAGCTGTGA